TTTTGCTTGTTACTGTAGCTTGATCTAAACCTTGAGCGACTTCGGATGGCTGTTGATGACTTGCTTGTTAAATTGGCTAAAGCAGTTGTGAAGCCCAAGTTACAGACAGTATTTCTTATAAACAACTATGATATGACAATTGCTATATTGAAGGTCAGGCGTAATATTTGGTTATGGTTTCTTATCCATGTTATTAATCAGCTATCATATAATTGGTTATGGTCCATGTGCCTTCTTGATGGTTTTGGTAAAATTGATGTGCAGGAAGCAGGTACCGGAGGAGGGAAATTGCAAGAGCACTTTGAGGAACTGCTAAAGAGCAACATAGGAGTATATGTGGTAAATATACAAAGTCCTGATACAAAGTTTATGTTGTTTACTGAAACAGGACAATAGTTCAGAAGCTTTTTCTTGGGAATTTACATTTCCAGTTGTGCTAAGACGAATTAGCATAATATGATTATTAAATGAAACAGAATTTGAGCATTTGTTGTCGACACTTGTGAAACTAGGTACATGTAGATGCTGAAGTTTTTATGAGTCTCTGAGATATTTGGTTGACTGTGTACAGGAAGAATTGCTTCTAGAGCACTTTGGTGACCTTATCAGATTTGTCAAGACTAATGCTTGTGAGTTGggagataaaatattaaattccaAATACAACGAATTCCCTTACAATCTCTAAATTCTTTATTTTAATGATGCTTATATTAGCTGAAGACACGAGTACCGGTGCTGGGAAGCCCAGTGTTGCTGATGTTGATCCATTGGTCAAGGATTTTGCCAACAGGTGGAAGGCTGCAATTGAACTGATGCACAAAGATGTTATTACTTCCTTCAGCAACTTTTTGTGTGGAATGGAGATCCTGAAAGCAGCATTGACACAGCTACTCCTGTACTATACAAGGCTTTCAGAGAGTGTGAAGAAAATTCCTGGTGGTTCTGCCTTAAACAAGGACTTGGTTTCCATATCCTCAATATTATATGAAATCAAAAAATACTCGAGGACTTTTTGATTTCCCAAGTATTCACACAGCATGATAGGATTTTTTTTCCTGGGGGATACTGTTCCATGTTTGCCACCACAGTTTCTCTGTAGTAGCACATGATGATGAGGTTGAACGTACTTCATTCAGTTGGCAACTAGTTATTTAACGATTCCAGGATAATATGTAAGAGTTTTAGATGTGTCCTTAAAAACAAATAAAACATATGATGTTTATGAGTTTGTTTTCGTGTCTGTACATGTACTCTTTTGAGTTTATGATATTGCTGATTATGTCATATGAACAGTACCAATTTAATGACTGACTGTGAACACTGGAAACTAGCTCAACTTGTGTGATTAACTATTTTACATTGGGAACTCCCTAGCTAAGCTTGAGTCTAACATTGATTATGATTTGGTATGGTTTTCAATATAAGTAAATGAATTTTGTCTTAAGCATTTTGGATACTAGTACTATGATTACCTTAGTCTTACGCATTTTaggcaataattttttttgacCTATTAATTACTGAGACGCGTTTATTGATAGTATTAACAAGCTTGGCCAGCTCCATGAATGTTCCATTTACTCTTTCAACAACTACTACTAAAGCTGTTCATGGTGAACCAAGCCAAAGAGAATAAGTGATTTCGGTTCAGCTTCTGGGTTGCTTTCCAGGCAAATCCTTATGAAAGATCCAAGTGATGACACTGCTTCAATCTTTAAATATCAACggtttctcttgtttttttggCTCATTCAAGGAATCTAAGACCACTGACACTTCAAATCTTATTAGCCAAAAGAACCTTAAATTCTAGAGGCTCAAATTGGCCAATTTTGATTTGAGAGATGACCTCAAACTAAACTACAGACTATACAATTTAGCTTCTTTGGTCAACCACCCATAATTAAATTCtcctaattaatttatttcaGTAATATTCTTTTAACATTTATTATTTACGGATAATCAAAATTTCCACTAATTTTTATTGCTGGATTGAAGTATAGTGAggaattctttttgttttttctttgagAATAATGTTCACAATGAAAGAAACAAGAAAGATTTATTTATAGGATTTGAGTCGGTTTGGTCCGGTCTTTTTCTTAGAACCGGGCGTTCTCGAACCCGTGCAGATCGCTGACACGGCTCAGGGACTTCCGCATGATGGCCACCTTGGCCAGCTGCTCGGCGGCGCGCCAAGCCGAAGTGGGCGTCAGCGGCTCCCCTCGCACCTCTGCTGGACCTTCCCGCCGGCTCCTCCTCCCGGAAGGCGAGAGGTGCTCCTCCTCCTGCTCATCATGATGGAACTGGTGCTGCGTCAGGCACCGTCGCCGCCGCTGGAGGTCGGCGAGCTCCTCGTCCAGGTTCTGGACGAGGTGGTGTCCGTGGGCGTCGGAAGCGGACTGCAGAAGCAACGCGCGGGCAGAGGAGAGCAGGTGGTGCGCCGTCGCGTAATCCGAGAGGTCGCCTAGGCGCCGCGACTCGGCCACCGCACGGGTTGCGACGAAGATGTTCCGTAGCCGCAGGGCGGTCGTCGAGCGGCAAGAGGAGCCGGGCTCGCGGTCGTACTGGAGGAGGGGTAAGATAAGGATCTGCTCCGCTCCGAACGCCAGCTCTTGGGTGGCCGGATCCCTGTAGTTGCACTTCACTGACAAGTGGTGATGACCGCTCTGTGGCCCGGTCGCCGCCACCGGCGCCCTCAGCTCCACCAgcacctctctctcctcctctgcGTAGAGGTCCCCCAGCCAGAGAACAGAGTTTTCTCCCCCGATGGCCACGTCGCCGCAGCCACTGCCGCCGCCGCATGGGTAGACGGCGGAGATTTCGCCGGACGGGAACTCAAGTTGGAGCCGGACGTCCTGCATGACCACAGACACCAGGCCGCCCACGCACTTGATGAAGGCGTCTTCCTGTTTCATGGGCGATGGCTCCGCTGCTCCTACGAATCCAGCATCTTCGACGGGGATCTCCAGATGCGCGAAGCGTGTGGTGGCCGCGGCGGTGGTCGTCGTTGACAGCGCGTGGCGCCGGATATCACCACCGCCGGTACCGCGCGGTGAGCGAAGGGGTTTGTGATCGTGGTGgtcgctgttgttgttgttgttgttgttgttgttgtccttCTCTGGGTCAGACGTTTGGTGCGGCTGCCTGCCGTCCGATAGGAGCATGATGGTGGCCACCGGGTTGCGCTCCCTGCGGTCTTCGAGAACCTTGGTGGCCTTCCTGAGGGCGTCGCCGACGCTGGCGCCACCTGCCTTGGCGGCGCCGCCCACTACGACGAGCCTTTCCACGATCTGACGGGCGGCACGCTGGCCCTGCTTCGACATCTGGCGGAGAGGGAGTAATCTCTTGGCACCGGCAGAGGCCGAGAATGCCACCATGGAGAGCCGGTCCGCGGGACCCAAGGAAGAGACCACCAGCCGTATCGCGCGCTTCAGCATCTGGAGCTTCTCCCCTGTCATGCCTTGGCTCACGTCCAGCACTGTCACCAGATCGATCGGGGCACGGCCCGGCGCAGGATCGAGGAGAGGAGCAGAGGATCGAATCGGCGGGGCTTTCACCTTGAGCGCCACCACGTAGTTCCGGTGCCTCCGCCCCTCGGAGAGCAGCGCCGCCTGCGGCATCACGCTCACCTGGACGCCACCCGCTGTGGACCTCGGTGTCGGCCGACAAGGGACTCCTCCGTCAGCACGGAGGCCAGGAGATCGCGAGCGAGGGGTCGCAAGAAGCCCATGGAACTCATCCTCGCCTTCGCCATACTCATCCTCATCCTTGTCCTCGTTTGTAGCTTCTGGTATAGGATTGAAACGCACGCCTCCTCCCTGGTTGGGCTTGGGCACAAGAAGCAGCGGCTCGTCGTCGTCGTACACCTTAGCAACAGCCGCCTTTCTGTTTTCCCCCAGCTGCCGTTCACCGTCCTTGCTAGCGTTCCGGCTGCCGCCGCTGGTAGTTCTCCTATTGGGGTTCCGGTTCTCCGTCTCTCTCGCCGTCCCCTGCTCGAtggctgctgcatcttcctcgcgGCGGTGGAGGGCGGAGAGGAAGGGCGCCTGGCGCCAGCCGGCCGAGCAGACGGGGCATGCGAGGCTGCCGTGGCCCCTGACGTGGGCGGCGATGCAGGGGAAGTGGAAGGCGTGAGAGCACTCCGCCGTGAAGACCGGCGTCTCCTGGCTCGCCTTCAGGATCTGCGAACATAACCGGCACCGACTCTGCAATTCCACCGCCATCACCACGATGAGAACAAGCAGTGATCTTGGACGAGGACGACAACGAGTCAAAGAAGGACAACGCATGCTTCGATCAGTAAAAAGTCGAAAAGCCAAAAAGCAACTGAAATGACCGGAAAAGACGGGGAAAGCATTCGACGCATTCCATATCATTCTTCAATCAAAGCCCGCAGCCAAAAGCTGGGATTCTGATGAGATCCGGCCACCGAGAGGAGAAAGAACTGGTCAAATCAAGAGCCACGCAACTCTTGTGTCATCGGATCTCGTAAAAGGAAACCAAGAATCGACGACGAAAGACAGAAAATTCGAAGAAGGGAttcaaggtttgcagaaagatgatGCAAAGGTGCATGCTTTTGGGGAGCAGGGCATGCATACCCGGGAGAGGTGCTTGAAGAGGGCGAATCTTGAGGGGGATCTCGGAGACGAAGGTGTGGAGAACGCCTTCCGACGAAACAGAGCGGGGCTCCGACTCCTCGGAGTGCTgctggcggtggcggcggcggcggcggttgcGGTAACAGCAGACGTGGGCGTGTCGCATTGCAGGTTCGGGTAGTCCGGGGACTTCGACTTGGTCTGGCACCGGAGGCCCGCTGCCAGCGCCAGCCTCGGCGTCGAGGGGTTGCTGCCGGAGAAGAAGCCCCGCTTGGCGCAGCTCCTGGGGCTGGGGCCAGGACTGACACTAGGCGTGCGCTGCTGCTTCTCCCCAACCTCCATCCTCGTCGCCACCGTGACTTCTGGATCTCGACGCACCGACGTGCAGAAGGCTCTCCGCCACCCTCCCCTTGGCATCGCTCTCCCCTCCACTTTGCTTCCTCCTTGTGTCTCTTATTGGCTTCGTCTCCTTCTCTCACTTTCTCTTTTGGACCTCTCTTGCGGATCCCTATATCCTATTTATTAGAAGCaccttatcatcatcatcatcaccatcagcagcagcagcagactaAAATATTACCCATAAACGATAGCAACACTCTCGTCACCCGCTTCACATCTCCGCCTCTCACAGACAGAGCCCGGAGACAAACGGAGGCAGCTCAGATATCTACGGAGATTTACACCGCAGAAGGAAGAGTAAAGTCCAACGCTCCTCCCAAAGTACTTGCCATCATCATCACTGCAGCAGTAATTAAGTCCTACCGCATCACCTCTCCCACTGTGGCTTCGTGCATGGATCCCAAAAGTCAACACTGTTCCGTATCCCTCCTCTCATCGTCGTTGTCATCGTTATCTTTTCCCCCGTTCCTCTTTATCTGCTCTGCGACTTCGATCCGGTTCTTCGTCCTTTACGTGTCAACACGGAAAGAAAATGTCATCCCACTCTGAGGTACGTCCATATGACCGCCATGGTGGAGAAGACAGTGAGCCACAGCTGCCTGGGTCAAAATTTTCGCCATGCAAGGTCAACGACGGGGGCATATCCACCAAGTAGTGCTCCTACTGATGCCCCTACGGGCATATGGCTGATTCACACCCAAGGTTGCTCGCAATACAGCAGGCCCACTTCGTAGGTTTCTTCCAATgttcggtggtggtggtggtggtggtggtggtggttgcaAACATGACAACCGATGCTTTCAGCCATCCACAGTCTACTGTTAGAGCACTTGCTTTAGCTAATGATGCTCTCATTTCCACCATGAAACCTGAGAACTTGGATAGGAGATCCCCTACTGCAGCCACAACACTCTCACTCTCTTTCATCCTTTCCAGAAACAACAAGACATGTCATCTTTGATCAAGCTATGGATGCTGCTTTCTTACTTCTCCCTTAAAAGCTAAAAAAGCCTTCAGAGACGATCTCTCTTACATTTCCATGCAACTCATACAACCTCTAAAAGATTAACATCATGAGATAAGAGACCTATATTTAGAGATAAGAGTTGAGGGGAGCTTTGCTATGGGAAATCAACCAATACAAATTTTTATGATTCTACTCTAAAAAATAGTGAATTGTATATCAACATTCATGATTGAATATTCATGGCCTCCATCTAACATATTTTATACCTAAAACAATGCCATACTCATTTACCAAAAGTTAAGCATTtgaaatcttaatttatatatatatattttttttaaatatgctaACTAACATAActgataatttataaatataataaatttagtTATAAGTATATTTAAATCGTGAGGGCCCCTTGCAATAGAGTTAGCCAAAGTGTAACTTCATAGAGTCTAAAagaatctataaaaaaaaaagaaaatagtagAATGTCTTTGAATCTTGAAAAGACACCTACAAATTCTATCACTTGATTTAGTGTCAAGTTATTGTCTGACGAGTTATTTGATCAAAATCTGCATTCACCGCTTCTCTTTGTAAcaacaaaattaattttttaaccaTAAATTAAatagtaatttttatttatttactgtatatgtatatatatatatatatatatatatatatagcttgaataaaaaatcattttaattaaatataacacatatttaaaattaaataaaaaaagataaatatttaaaataaattagagTTCGAATTCAAATGAGGTGAGAGACGACGAGGAGACGGGCCCACATCGGGGGCTACTCGCAGTAACGTAACTCACCGCTTTGTCTCTCTCACAGACCCGGTCGTGGGACCCACCGCGTGGCGGGCCTCAGGCACCGACCGCCGCTCGTGATGGCCCCCACGGGCCCCATGTGCTTTGTCGCAGATGTATCCTCTTGCGGGTGACGAATCCGAGGGGATGCGAAAGAAAGGATCCATTGATTTTGTAATATCGGATGaatttattacttttattatGTTGagcttaaatatttcaatcagtaATCTAAGCTTAATTAGGCTAACGAATCAATCATCTACTCATCGACGATGGCATGCATAtctatgataagaccctaggatCTTATCGTCAAAGAAAAAAAGGATGATCATTTTGAAGGGATCGACATCCttcatcgcttcgaggggatcgatctcctaggatttgtcaaaagatttcataataatatttcattgtctcccaagaaaaatgattacataactatttatagagttcaatCCAGAGTCTATCAAGGACTCTAAACAgaatcaataaatattattcaaaagctaatGACCTCTCCTCCCTCGTCACACCGTAAGTAATAGTAGCAAAATATATCTATTTTACTATCATCAATGAATTATTTTTCTTATGTAAATAAATACATTATTTAGCTAAACAATATGAACACAAATAGCCTCCTCCTTAGCATCCAATCTTAAGGAAAAAATTCTGAAGATAATAACAATCTTGTGTTGCATTAATTCTTCTAATCCACCTAACACAGTTGACTTATTTGCTTTTGTGTTGGCTTCCTTACACAAACTTATGTATGGCATAAGTCTTACACTGCCATCACATTAGACTATGGATTATAATAAGAAAGAAAATCTTCAGAATGCAAGAATTAAATATTCTCACTCTACAAAGGTGAACATGATTAGATTCTTTTTTGGACATTGAAACAGGGAAAGAACTAATGCAGCAATTAATGAGGGACCAGCCCTCAGTCTTGTCTCAGGCAGCAACTGATATTTGTGACAATGTGCCAATAATTCTTCAGCAGAAAGGAAAAGGACATCTCTGATTGATTGCCACTGgaacaaaaaaaatgaagaaaaacttTCAGATAGACTTGGATCGAGCAATGATTGATCGCTCGCAAAGGACAACAAGGGCAGAAACATGATAAGAAGAGGTAACTAATATGGCTGGGAATCCATTGGAAGATGTGGAGGTTTCAGTAGAACTGTGGGTGATCAAAGCGAGCCAATTCTTAGTTTTGTGTCATCAGTAGATCAAACAAGCCTACCACATCAACTCTGTTCGAGAAGAAGATGAGCCTTCTTCATACAATGACAAGATTTGATGGTTGCTATTTGGATAACACAGAAACAACAGTCAATATATAATTTTCTTCTCGAGCATGAATTCATTAAGACTGCTCACCACCTATTTTTAAGAGCATTTTGAGACATACTGGTCAAATTGGATCACTCAAAGAATTAATATGTATTATTTTTTCCTCCTGCAAAGTCATATTGTGTTTTGGATATATCATTGCACTTAATCTCCATTAAGTACTTTTGGTTAACTGTTAAATCAGGACTCTAAATTTATGatgtttatatatttatatctttCTTTCACTTGAATCTAAATGTAATTAATCTGGATTTTAAATACTTGGAGAGACATATATGCTGT
This DNA window, taken from Musa acuminata AAA Group cultivar baxijiao chromosome BXJ3-7, Cavendish_Baxijiao_AAA, whole genome shotgun sequence, encodes the following:
- the LOC135643270 gene encoding E3 ubiquitin-protein ligase WAV3-like; amino-acid sequence: MPRGGWRRAFCTSVRRDPEVTVATRMEVGEKQQRTPSVSPGPSPRSCAKRGFFSGSNPSTPRLALAAGLRCQTKSKSPDYPNLQCDTPTSAVTATAAAAATASSTPRSRSPALFRRKAFSTPSSPRSPSRFALFKHLSRSRCRLCSQILKASQETPVFTAECSHAFHFPCIAAHVRGHGSLACPVCSAGWRQAPFLSALHRREEDAAAIEQGTARETENRNPNRRTTSGGSRNASKDGERQLGENRKAAVAKVYDDDEPLLLVPKPNQGGGVRFNPIPEATNEDKDEDEYGEGEDEFHGLLATPRSRSPGLRADGGVPCRPTPRSTAGGVQVSVMPQAALLSEGRRHRNYVVALKVKAPPIRSSAPLLDPAPGRAPIDLVTVLDVSQGMTGEKLQMLKRAIRLVVSSLGPADRLSMVAFSASAGAKRLLPLRQMSKQGQRAARQIVERLVVVGGAAKAGGASVGDALRKATKVLEDRRERNPVATIMLLSDGRQPHQTSDPEKDNNNNNNNNNSDHHDHKPLRSPRGTGGGDIRRHALSTTTTAAATTRFAHLEIPVEDAGFVGAAEPSPMKQEDAFIKCVGGLVSVVMQDVRLQLEFPSGEISAVYPCGGGSGCGDVAIGGENSVLWLGDLYAEEEREVLVELRAPVAATGPQSGHHHLSVKCNYRDPATQELAFGAEQILILPLLQYDREPGSSCRSTTALRLRNIFVATRAVAESRRLGDLSDYATAHHLLSSARALLLQSASDAHGHHLVQNLDEELADLQRRRRCLTQHQFHHDEQEEEHLSPSGRRSRREGPAEVRGEPLTPTSAWRAAEQLAKVAIMRKSLSRVSDLHGFENARF